The Verrucomicrobium spinosum DSM 4136 = JCM 18804 DNA segment GGGCAACCCCTGGCACCGATGTTCGACGCCCTTGGCGTCAGAGTATTTATGAGTGTGAAGGCTCGGAACCGTGGTCGCTTGGGTGCGCGCGGATTTGGTCAGGGGACAAGCTTTGGATTAACCCGGAATCAGGCTCACTTCAGCCCCTGCCGGATCGGTCCAGCCTCGGTTGGAGTTGTCTCCGGGAACCGCCATGTCCCAACCCACCAGGCCGGTGGCGTTTGGGGCATTGCTGATGCCGGGGCGGGTGTTCCAGGTGTTCACGGCGAGGTGATGGTGGTAGCGTCCGCGCGCCATGAAGATGGCGCCGGAATAGTTGTCCTGGGTGACGCGGAGTTGGAGGTGGTCGAGATAGGCTTGGGCGTTGGTGAGTTGAGAAGTCTGCAGGTGGATGTGACCGATGTGCATCGGTGCCACAGGAGCATCCTTGACCGCATCTTGTTGGGCCAGGATGGTGCGGAGAGGCAGGGAAAGACTGACCATCTGGATCTTGTCGCCCTTCCAGGGCCACTCGTTCTCGGGCTTGTCCCAGGCGAGTTCTATGCCGTTGCCGTCGGGGTCTGCCAGATAAACGGCCCAACTCACTGCGTGGTCCGCAGCTCCGTGGAAGTCCAGTCCCGGCACGGCGAACATACGACGCAGGGTGAGCTTCCACTCCAGCAAGTCGGGAAAGAGAAACGCGACATGGAACAAGCCCGGAGCGCCGGGTGTGGGGGCAGGCGCGTTCTTGTCTTCAAGAAGGGTGATCAGCACGGCCTTGCTGACGGGATGCACGAGATTGATGGTGCCAGCCTCTCCGGAGCGGGACTCGGGGACCAGGCTCAGCAGGTGAGAGTAGAAGGTCCCCAGCGCCTTGGCATCGCGGGTGCGGAGAATGACCCGCCCGATGATGGAGTTGGTGATGGGGGCATTTGAAATGGGGGCGGGGGCATTCATGGCAGGAAAGGTGGCGGGTGGATGAGCGGAAGGTGTGGCGGGCGGGGGCGGGCGTTGCTCAAGGGCGACCCGGACCGGGCCGCCCTCGGAGGCAAAGGGAGCTGAAGATTGATTACGATTGCTTGCTCAAGGCACGGTCAACCGAGAAGCGGCCAGCACCGGAGATGACGAGGGCGAGGGCGATGCCCAGCACCAGGACGAAGAATTCAACGCCTTCACCCTTCTGCGTGCCCATCCAGTTCATGAAGAACCCGTTGGCGAGGTGGACCTTCACCATGGCGGTGCCGAGCACGGTGCCGATGGCGATGGCGGCAGGGCGGACGGCGGCACCTGCGATCAGGAAGAGGGGCGCAAAGAACTCCACAAGGATCACGCCCAGGGCGAGGATCCAGGGGATGCCCATCGTGCTGGTGAAGAAGCCCATGGTGCCTTCATATCCGTAGCCGCCGAACCAGCCGAGGAGCTTCTGGGCACCGTGGGGGAAGACGACGGCGGCAAGGGCCACTCGGAGAACGGTAGGGGCGAGGGCGTTGTTGGTGCCGAGTGCGGTGTTGAGGACCGTGCGGACCACACCGTTGTCGGTGGTGTTGGAACTAAGCACGGCAGGGGAAGTGGAGGTCGTATTCATCTTGGTTACTTGATGGAAGATTTTCGTTTTCTGTTTCAGGCGGGTTGCCTGTCTGGGGTGAGCATGGCTCACCATGTGGTCTCGCGATAATGCCCGTCCGCTCTTGCCGTTATGCGTTTTGCGTATACCCTTGACGCTGTTGAGAGCTTTTCAGAGACAGGATTGACAAGATTTTCAATGGATTAACAAGATGAGCTTCCTTCTATGATTGATTTGCTCAGGGCGTTCTTCGTGGTGCTGGAGGAGGGGAGTCTCAATCGGGCGGCGACCCGGTTGCATGTGACCCAGCCTTCCTTGTCCAGGCAGATGCAGGCTCTGGAGCATGAGATTGGGGGACCTTTGTTGGAACGTCAGACGAGTGGCGTGAAGCCAACGGCACTGGGGCAGGCGACGGTGGCCTGCATGAAGCCGGTGCTGGAACGGTATGAGAGTGGGCTGGCAGAGCTGCGCCATCAGGCGCGGGGGCAGCGCTCGGAGTTGCGCATTGGCTACATCGGCTCGGCGGCCCAGTTTTACCTGAACCCCGCGCTGACGGAGCTGCGCAAAAGGCATCCGGAAGTGCGGGTGAAGCTGCTCGATCAGGCTCCGGGCGAGCAGATCGCGGCGCTGCAACAGGGCGAGATTGATCTAGCCTTGATTGGTCAGGAAGGCGCGGCGCTTGCCGGAGAGTATTACACCAAGAAGCTTGCGACGATGGGAGTCTGCGTGGTGCTGCCGTCGGATCACCCCCTGGCGGGGCGGCGGGAGCTGGCCCCGGTTGATCTGAAGAAGGAGGTCTTCATCGGCGCACCTGAGAAGGATGTGCCGGGGCGGAATCGGTGGATCACACGCATCTGCCGGGCCGGTGGCTTCAAGCCCAAGTTCATTGCTGATGCGGAGAGCATTGGTGAGGCGTTCTCCATGATCGCGAGTGAGGGCGCGGTGACGCTGCTGCCGGACTATTTTGCCCAGAGCCCACCTCCCGGCGTGGCGCTGGTGCCGCTGATCGACAAGGCGGCCACCTGGGACCTTCTGCTGCTCTGGCAGCGGGGCAAGGCCTCGACGGTGCTCAAGGCCATGGTGGAGATCCTGACGAAGGTGGGGGAGCGCAACTCACGCGCCGGCAAAGAGAAGTGACAGGCCGGGGTGATGGTCGCGTAATCGCCTCCATGAAAGGTGAGCTGGCAGTGTATGTGCAGCACACTTCCAAGCAGGTGATCAGCCAGGAGGAAGTGAGGGCCTTTACTCAGTGGCTGTTGAGCAAAGGAGGACTCTGAGGCTGTTGAAGCGCGAGTCGTTCAAGGAGCGG contains these protein-coding regions:
- a CDS encoding DoxX family protein — protein: MNTTSTSPAVLSSNTTDNGVVRTVLNTALGTNNALAPTVLRVALAAVVFPHGAQKLLGWFGGYGYEGTMGFFTSTMGIPWILALGVILVEFFAPLFLIAGAAVRPAAIAIGTVLGTAMVKVHLANGFFMNWMGTQKGEGVEFFVLVLGIALALVISGAGRFSVDRALSKQS
- a CDS encoding LysR family transcriptional regulator, producing MIDLLRAFFVVLEEGSLNRAATRLHVTQPSLSRQMQALEHEIGGPLLERQTSGVKPTALGQATVACMKPVLERYESGLAELRHQARGQRSELRIGYIGSAAQFYLNPALTELRKRHPEVRVKLLDQAPGEQIAALQQGEIDLALIGQEGAALAGEYYTKKLATMGVCVVLPSDHPLAGRRELAPVDLKKEVFIGAPEKDVPGRNRWITRICRAGGFKPKFIADAESIGEAFSMIASEGAVTLLPDYFAQSPPPGVALVPLIDKAATWDLLLLWQRGKASTVLKAMVEILTKVGERNSRAGKEK